One window from the genome of Drosophila albomicans strain 15112-1751.03 chromosome 2L, ASM965048v2, whole genome shotgun sequence encodes:
- the LOC117565295 gene encoding CD63 antigen, translating to MSLLTGSANAVKYTLFGFNLIFLITGIILIAVGAGVGAVYTGYELFLTAKFFSIPTFLIVIGAFIIVITFFGCWGALKENYCLILSFSIMLFIIFILELAAGISGYVLRNDAYSLINSTLFDSLSEYNSVRATPATALWDDVQRDFQCCGVTNYTNWSDEFKNSSLPISCCTIPAGALGTFTCDNDTLNTNRNTDACLLGFSDYISDHAVSLGAAGVVIAVLQFFGVIFACYIAREIKIRNGITGFM from the exons ATGTCGCTTCTAACGGGCAGCGCAAATGCCGTGAAATACACGCTATTTGGATTTAATCTGATCTTTTTG ATCACTGGCATCATTCTAATAGCAGTCGGAGCTGGAGTTGGCGCTGTCTACACTGGCTATGAACTCTTTCTTACTGCCAAATTCTTCTCCATACCAACATTCCTGATTGTCATTGGAGCGTTCATCATTGTGATCACGTTCTTCGGCTGCTGGGGAGCATTGAAGGAGAACTATTGCCTCATCCTCAGCTTCTCCATAATGCTATTCATCATCTTCATACTGGAACTGGCCGCGGGCATCAGCGGTTATGTTCTACGCAATGACGCCTATAGCTTGATCAATTCAACACTGTTTGATTCGTTGTCGGAGTACAATAGCGTTAGGGCGACTCCAGCGACTGCACTGTGGGACGATGTGCAGCGTGATTTCCAGTGCTGTGGTGTCACCAACTACACAAATTGGAGCGATGAGTTCAAGAACTCTAGTTTGCCTATCTCCTGTTGCACGATTCCTGCGGGAGCCTTGGGCACCTTCACTTGCGACAATGATACTTTGAATACTAATCGGAACACGGACGCCTGTTTATTGGGTTTCTCCGACTATATCTCCGATCATGCTGTTAGCCTTGGTGCCGCTGGAGTTGTCATTGCAGTGCTCCAG TTCTTTGGCGTCATCTTTGCCTGTTACATTGCGCGCGAGATCAAAATTCGAAATGGTATCACTGGCTTCATGTAG